A single window of Dermacentor albipictus isolate Rhodes 1998 colony chromosome 1, USDA_Dalb.pri_finalv2, whole genome shotgun sequence DNA harbors:
- the LOC135916552 gene encoding holotricin-3-like codes for MMAKVVIALVLLTLTVCGASGQGKGLGRGRGQGHGQGNGQGQGHGHGRGKKGGPVAVGGLLASGPIPGSGGGGQFRESGGFRQTKGHRVEEGFEQTDSFNRGQGNGAGFLGTNAGVLESGLLQQVKGKFKIMGKVRGYTAASSLQQQQQQQQGQ; via the coding sequence GTCATTGCATTGGTGCTGCTGACGCTGACAGTGTGCGGCGCTAGCGGCCAAGGCAAGGGCTTGGGTCGCGGCAGAGGCCAGGGTCACGGTCAAGGTAACGGCCAAGGTCAAGGTCACGGCCACGGACGAGGCAAGAAGGGCGGACCTGTTGCTGTTGGAGGGCTCCTGGCGTCAGGCCCAATCCCAGGAAGCGGAGGCGGCGGCCAGTTTCGCGAGTCCGGTGGATTTCGGCAGACTAAGGGCCACCGGGTTGAAGAAGGCTTTGAGCAAACCGATTCCTTCAACCGAGGCCAAGGCAACGGGGCTGGTTTCTTGGGCACCAACGCCGGAGTGCTTGAGTCGGGTCTCTTGCAGCAGGTCAAGGGCAAGTTCAAGATCATGGGCAAAGTTCGTGGATACACGGCCGCCAGCtccttgcagcagcagcagcagcagcagcagggacaGTAG